Within the Fusarium keratoplasticum isolate Fu6.1 chromosome 1, whole genome shotgun sequence genome, the region GCGGCAAAGATACCGCAGCGCCGCACACGCCGCTCACCTTGAACACATGGACCTTGAGCCTTCCGGTCTGTCTTCGTGGCTTTCGTATCGTCTATTGTAAGCAACACCCAGCTGGGTGCACAGGCATCCTGCTCATACCTGCTCCCTCGCGAGGGAACTCCGACTCTGCTTTGCCATGGACCCTGGGGGGTATGGATGGGAATGATGCCCATCCTCCGGGGCAACCTCCCCGATGGCCGTTATCTATCTGCGAATATATAAGGTCCTGTCATGCCTTGTCAGGCAGAAGGCTTTTGTATGCTGTGTCCTGTATCAAACAATATCATCACTGGTCTCTACCACCTCTTTGCTATACCTTCTTATACATCCAAGACGTTGCAAGTCTTGTCCATCCCAATGCTTTCGACTCAGATCCAGCACGCCCACGCCTCGAGACAAGCTGCACAGCTTGGAAAGGCAGCAGCTTCAAGCTTCGTCCGTACtgcatcctcttcttcctcccttcTTGGATGCCCGGCCGTCCTTAGAGTCGGCTGCGCAGCGAGCCAACAACATCGACTCTTCTCGTCAACACCCGCCACCCAACTCCGTGACTTCTTCCCCGTGAAGGAGACTGCCCATATCCAAAAGACCAAGCCAGCATGGCCTCACCACGCGCAGACATACGAAGAGATGGCTGCTGTCGTACCTGCCCACCGAGAGCCCCGAACCAAAGGTGACTGGGTGGCCTGGAAGATTGTGCGCCTTGCCCGATGGTGCATGGACAAGGCCACGGGCATGGATCGTGAACAACAAGTTGACAAGAAGCACCCAACAACTTCTGTTGTGGCACAGAAGCCTCTTACCGAGGCGCAATGGGTATGTATCACCTCCCTCCCCTGATCCGAAGAAAACGCAGACTGACAAGCCCAAGTTGGTGCGAttcatcttcttggagaGCATCGCCGGAGTCCCAGGCATGGTCGGCGGTATGTTGCGCCATCTCGGAAGCCTTCGACGCATGAAGCGAGACAACGGTTGGATCGAGACACTCCTCGAGGAGAGCTACAACGAGCGGATGCACCTCCTGACATTCATGAAGATGTGCGAGCCTGGCTGGTtcatgaagatgatgatcaTTGGAGCTCAGggcgtcttcttcaacagTCTTTTCGTCTCTTACCTCATCTCCCCTAAGATTGTCCACCGATTTGTCGGATatcttgaggaggaggccgtcCATACCTACACCCGCTgcatcaaggagattgaggacgGTAACCTGCCCAAGTGGAATGACCCCAAGTTTGGCATTCCCGACATTGCTGTCCAGGTGAGCAGCACCAACAACTCTTACACAGGTCTTGGAATGAAACCTTGCTGACTCAGTTTGTGGCTAGTACTGGCAAATGCCCAAGGAGCACCGAACGATGAAGGACCTGATCCTTTACATCCGGGCTGACGAAGCCGTCCACCGAGGTGTCAACCACACACTCGGTAACCTCAACCAATCCGAAGATCCGAACCCCTTTGTCAGCGAGTTCAAGGACCGAGAGGTTCCCAGGCCTGCCCTAAAGCCCGCTGGATACGAACGAGCCGATGTCATCTAATAGGGAGCGAAAACTAAAcgactcgacgacgaggaaatAACCTTGAAAGTCAAACACGACCTTGTACCAAAAGCCATTTCTTTTGTTAGGAGAAGAGCATTAAAAGATGTCTGTATATTTAAAGAGCTGTTACATATGATACCACTGGGAACCGGCGTTCTGGAAGGCCCCGAGGTGGAGCTTTGTGGAATTATGCAGTTTGTTGCTGTTTTTGGAGGTGTTTGGGGCCAGACAATCCCAACTCATGACGGATACATAAAAGAATTTGGTAGATGATGGATAATTTCCAGTGGTAATATACAATCGAAATTTACACAAACCTCTCGCCTATATGCATCGAAGAGAACAGTAAAGAGAACCTGCGGGCCTCAGCGAGGACTCGAAATAGTGACAAACGAGGCCCTTCACACAACCCTCGCTGTCCCTTGTTGCACAGTGCCTCCCAAGAACACGTAATTCTTATGTAGGCGCTCCGTATCACCTCGTTTGCCCGTAGTCTCTCCATGGTCCAATCTCGCATGTGAATTTCCTGCCTATTTCGGCAAGGGGACGTCGTTAAGCTTCTTTGAACCCGGACCGGACCGCGTCACCAAGAGGTCGAATATGCCTTGCGAGGATCATTTTGGGGAGATGTGCGCTGTCATCGAGGGTCGTAGTTGGCTGAAACTGATGTCATGCTTTGAAGCACATCACCTTTTTTTCATGCCCATTGTTTCGCTCATCGCTCTCTCTGTGTGCGACCCCCCGGTCACGCAAGCACTCATCCAGCACGAGCAGCACAGCCTTGGATTGTGGGGAAGTTTACGGATCGTGGGCCGCGTGTAAGGCTGGGGCGGTGTAAGTTGGAGATAGAGTGACTGACTGCTAGGAACAATTTGCGCGAATAATGAACTGAAACGTGAGTGACTTGTGGTTCAATTTCGTCTCATGCCCGCTGGAATCTTTGATGATCTTGTTTTAGATGCTTCCCCACCgaccaacctcctcctcctcctcttttctgtGCCCGCACATGTTCATGGTGGCAGTGTTGACAGGGTTTGGGGTGACGATCCAGGGGAGCGAGCGTAAATCTATTCTTGTTGCCCCTTGGCTGCAATGCTTGTCTTCGGAAGGATTGCCATGTATGTACCGTACCTACGCACGCAGCAACCTACTTAGACGCGGTGGCATGGACGACAGAGACGCTCTGTGGGGCAGGACACGCCGGATCTGGAGCGTTATCGCGTCtaaagatggatggatgggcgcTGCTGTCCTTGGGGGCCGAGTGTAAGATGTGCTGGCTGCGGCTAAGTCCTCGACTTGAAACACAGAGACTACTCTACTTCACTCGAGGCGAGCATCACTCTTCGAAATGCTCGGTTGCTTGGACGAGTGGAGAGTGACAAGGCCCATTTCATTTCTCGGGCCCTGCCTGGCCTGGACCATGTGCTGATTTGACAACAAGCGCGCAcccgagatgatgagaggagaCATGATTGACATCAAGAGTGATGAAAGACTGGAAAGACTGGAGCTCTAATGAACCAGGGGCATCCACATCGGTGATAACACGCTACTCGGGCCGTCTTGACAGCCCGGTAGGTATGGATCTATTGACTGACCCGACCCGACTGTTGTGGTCGTCTTGGACATCTGGATGATAACCTGAATGCTCGGACCCCTGCAGATACGATTAACCTTCACATGGATGCGTACAGCGCAGCGAGCCTCGCCCGCCCAGTGAACCTCTCTACTAGCCTCTCCCAAGGACACAACTGCTTGTGGCTTGACCTCGATTTCATTGCTCCAGCGCATTGAGCTTCTTGTGCAAAGGTACCTCTAGTGCTGATATGATGAACTGGAGAAAGCAGAGCCGCCAATCCCGACTGGGGAAGCAAGCCACGGGGCCACGGGATCACGACCCACAGACCCCATTCTCGATTGGATCCAGTCTTGCCCGTCCGTCTGTCACTTGCCGCCTTTCTTCGAAGCTGGTCCAATCCCTCTGCAGAGGACGTGTTTGTACTTGGTGATGTGAAGCAGTGACGGGTGCTGGGAAAAGGACTTTGGGGCGCATCACATCACACACATCACAACGTATCTGCAACGGCCTGCAGTATCGTTATTGTAAACGGGATAGGATATCAAACGTgagaatgaatgaatgaatgccGAAGAAAGAGAGATCTAAACAGAGACCAAGACTGGGCACATGCGATTGACAGCGGCACAGACAGGCATCAACATCTTTACCTGGGTAGGTAATTGCCGACGTCTGTTGCACCTGCCCTTTGCTGTTTCTTTTGCTCTTGCCTCACCTTCTTCCTTTGCCTCATCGTTTGCCTCATTCTCAGTTCCTCTTTCATTTCAACCCGAATATTCCCCTGCATCTCCCGTGTttcttcaccaccatcccccctcatctctcttctttcttcttcccatctccaccatcaccaaTATCACTCAACAGTGGTTCAgcaacatcgtcatcctcaagctAACTTAACCGACTATCAAAAGATCCCAGACACCCCCGGACACTGTTAAAATTAGCAAGATTTCCTGTCACAGCAACTAGCTCCAGGCCGTTGTTGTCTCGTCGGGAACTTGTCTCGCACCACcgccttgccttgtctttgcTCAGGCTCAGGTACCCAGTCGCTCTGGCTTGGGGTCGGCCCCATTCGCTCGACGTGTCTCTTCCAGGGCTTGCACagcctcgctcgctcgccGCACCACTTGCTTTTCGCTCCCAGGCTCTGACCATCGCATATTGGGGGGATTTTTCGCTGTTACGCATTAGACACCTGTGGGCACGCCCCGTTTCTCGCCGTCTTGGGCTGGCCTTCGACGGGAATTCTGGACCCAAGGACATTGTGGACCAGCCACAGAGTGTCCCCCTCCAAGCGTCCGTTCCAGTGGCGGTAGGTAGCCGCCCAGCTCTCCCGTCTGAGAAGAGTCTCACAAATACCAAGGTGCATGACCTTACTCGCTGCTCCAGCTGCTACCTTAATTTTACCGCCCTGCTGCCGTTTCGCTTGCATTGCTGAGTTGTGCTGCCCGCCGCCCGCACTGCACCCGCAGCCTAATAACTCacctccaccatcatcatctcgtcctcgtccgcGGCGCACCCAACTCGACAAGATCGAGCGCTGCTGTCTCcgtccttcatcatcatcacacAGCGCTTGCGATCCTACTACCGACGTCGCATTTCTCACCTTGAAACAACCCGCTCCACTGCGCGCCTCGCTACCCCCTCCACGCGTCCGGCTGCCGTGATAGGACGGTCCCCCGCTCATTGCATCACCCTGTGAGCGCACAGCCCCCGGCATCGCCACGGTGCCTGAAGGCTGACTCGGGAGTCTGCCTCGTCTGCTTCGTCTGCTTCTAAACTCGGCAACATCATGGATCAACAAGCTCAGCGCGGCCGGTCGCCGTCGGCCGGTCATCAACAGCGTCATATAAACCAATCCCACTCCCCGTCGCCAACGCCTTATCAGTCAAACGACACAtccgtcggccttggcctcactCTGGAACAGTCTGTTCAGCCATCCTATGATTCCTTCAACAACTCAGGTTTCTTGAGCCCTCAGCAATCGCCATCTTTCCCGCCTCctgcgcagcagcagcagactTCGTTTGCTCAGACCAACCTCTCCGACCCCGCCGTTCTCGACCCCAATAACACCGCCTCTTTTGGCCAGCAGCCAACCGGCTCCGACACTTCGCTGCCCTTCAACAGCCAGGCGCAGACCGCATACTTGTCGCCTAACCTCAACGACGACTTTTCTCTTTTCCCGACTACCAGTGGTCAGGGCGACCAATTCAACGCCCCCTTGTTCGACCAGACCACGCTCAACCCTAGCGACATGAACAATATGGCGTCCCCGCAGGGCCACCACTCCCCGACCCCTCCTCACCTCTTCCAGCCGGACGGTCAACAGCCTGGTTCGGCTCATCAGTCGCCCGCCTTCAACCAGCACCAGTTCTCCTCCCCGCCTAGCCACTCGCGACATGCGTCTCTTGGCCCCGCGGACGCTTTACTCCCAAACCAGATGGCCGATTGGAGCCAGCCTCAGTTCCAGGGCCACCGCCGCACCCCCTCCGAGTACTCGGACGTGTCGTCCGTTGCGCCGTCGCCGAATCTCGTCAGCGCCGATGACTTCGACACCGGCGTAGGTGGGCATTCGCCTGCTCATCGCCCTTCGGACGGCAGCCTTTACCAAGAGGTATTGGGAATTGGGAACTTCAGCATTTCAGACCCCCAGGTCGGCAGCCCTGGGCACCAGGGCAGAAGCCCGTCGCATAGTCCTGCGATTAGTCCTCGCATTGTCCCACAGCAGATGCCCGACCTTAACCAGCCTGCTTTTGGTCTGGCACATCCTACCAACGCATACGGTGCTCCAACCACATACCCCGAACTCCAAGGGGCTGTCGAGGCCTTCCCAAGCCTCCAAGCACCGGGCCATGATTTGTCGTCGCAGATGGCACCTCCTGCTATCAATATTGACTTTGCTCCTAATAACATGAAGCAAGGCGGCTTTGATACGCCCAAATCGCGTATGGATCAGGACTCTTTGACTCCTCCAGACCGAGGTATGTATCAAATTCGCTGTTACAAGCGAGCTATCTAACTCTTCATAGGCCGCCCCAGATCTCGTCCTCGTGCGGTTACGGACCCATTCCACCCTGGCGGCATGATGCTCAATCGCCCTGGCAATGCCGCCAGCCTTTCTCCATCATTGGGCTCTGATTTGTCTTCGCGGTCAGACTCTAGGTCATTGTCGCCCCTCGACAGACAAGCCGGCACGTCGCCTTCTCGGAGAAGGCAGTCGACTTCGGCAGTTCCCAATAATGTTATTGCGCTGCGCCTGGCCGACCCCGAGTACCAGAACAACCAGGACAGTGGCGCGGCCAAGCGCGTTCAAAAGCATCCTGCCACATTCCAGTGCACTCTCTGCCCCAAGCGATTCACTCGCGCCTATAACCTGCGCTCGCACTTGCGAACACACACTGATGAGCGACCATTTGTGTGTACCGTCTGCGGCAAAGCTTTTGCCCGACAGCACGATCGCAAGCGACACGAGAGTCTGCACTCGGGCGAGAAGAAGTTTGTATGCAAGGGTGATCTCAAGGTTGGAGGCCAGTGGGGTTGTGGCAGGAGGTTCGCCCGTGCGGATGCTCTTGGCCGGCATTTCCGATCTGAGGCGGGCCGCATCTGCATCAAGCCTCTACTGGATGAGGAAATGATGGAGCGGCAACGACTTTGGCAAGAGCAGCGTATGCAACAGAACATTGCTCAAAACATGGTGGTTGCATCCAACATGGGTATGGAACCCCCTGTTTATCCCATGGATTCTGGTGGCAACC harbors:
- a CDS encoding Alternative oxidase — encoded protein: MLSTQIQHAHASRQAAQLGKAAASSFVRTASSSSSLLGCPAVLRVGCAASQQHRLFSSTPATQLRDFFPVKETAHIQKTKPAWPHHAQTYEEMAAVVPAHREPRTKGDWVAWKIVRLARWCMDKATGMDREQQVDKKHPTTSVVAQKPLTEAQWLVRFIFLESIAGVPGMVGGMLRHLGSLRRMKRDNGWIETLLEESYNERMHLLTFMKMCEPGWFMKMMIIGAQGVFFNSLFVSYLISPKIVHRFVGYLEEEAVHTYTRCIKEIEDGNLPKWNDPKFGIPDIAVQYWQMPKEHRTMKDLILYIRADEAVHRGVNHTLGNLNQSEDPNPFVSEFKDREVPRPALKPAGYERADVI